In Shouchella patagoniensis, the following are encoded in one genomic region:
- the thiM gene encoding hydroxyethylthiazole kinase, whose product MKTVRQMNPLIHCMTNLVVTNFTANGLLAIGASPVMAYAKEETADMAAAAEGLLINIGTPSPHIVESMILAGKSANQKGIPVILDPVGAGATPFRTTIIKQILEEVDISIIRGNAGEIAAIVGQVGTVKGVDAKIETDSIELAKEAAKKLGTVIVVTGKVDVVTDGKQVMTVANGHEWLTKVVGTGCLLGGVMSAFAAVNPKGMVSAAVQSLVFYGVAAERAFTKTENEGIGTFQQQFLNELGNLTIEEAEAFKRVRQVH is encoded by the coding sequence ATGAAAACAGTGAGACAAATGAACCCACTTATTCACTGTATGACGAACCTTGTCGTCACTAATTTTACTGCAAATGGGCTATTAGCTATTGGCGCATCACCGGTGATGGCTTATGCAAAAGAAGAAACGGCTGATATGGCAGCGGCGGCTGAAGGACTGTTAATTAACATTGGTACACCATCACCACACATTGTGGAATCAATGATTTTAGCTGGTAAATCAGCTAATCAAAAAGGAATTCCAGTTATCCTCGATCCAGTTGGTGCAGGGGCCACTCCTTTTCGAACAACGATCATTAAGCAAATACTTGAAGAAGTGGATATTTCGATCATTCGCGGAAATGCTGGGGAAATTGCGGCGATAGTTGGACAAGTCGGTACAGTTAAAGGTGTCGATGCTAAAATAGAGACTGATTCAATTGAACTTGCAAAAGAAGCAGCTAAAAAATTAGGCACGGTTATCGTTGTCACTGGAAAAGTCGATGTTGTTACGGATGGTAAACAAGTAATGACCGTGGCGAATGGACATGAGTGGTTAACAAAAGTAGTTGGTACTGGCTGTTTGCTTGGTGGAGTCATGAGTGCGTTTGCCGCGGTAAATCCAAAAGGAATGGTAAGTGCTGCTGTACAATCGCTTGTTTTTTATGGTGTTGCAGCTGAACGTGCTTTTACGAAAACCGAAAATGAAGGTATTGGCACATTTCAACAACAGTTTTTAAATGAACTTGGTAACTTAACTATTGAAGAAGCAGAGGCGTTTAAACGCGTTCGACAGGTACACTAA
- a CDS encoding aminotransferase translates to MEKIVSENSRLSERVATIQPSGIRRFFDLASKMENIISLGVGEPDFVTPWNVREASISSLERGFTAYSANAGILELREAIAHYMRTRFRVCYDPETEVLVTVGASEAIDIGMRSILNPGDEVIIVEPTFVSYAPLVKLAGGVPISVGTSAETNFEVRPADIEAVITDKTKAIMICYPNNPTGASISKEKLNQIADIVRKHELIVFSDEIYAELAYDHDHVCFSTLPDMKEQTIVINGFSKAFAMTGWRLGFVMAPPDLLAAMLKIHQYSLMCAPTMAQHGAIEAMENGMEDVAKMKLSYQQRRNYFVKTAKEIGLPCHKPDGAFYAFPSISHTGLTSEQFAEKLLMEERVAVVPGSVFGEGGEGHIRCSYATSLSNLEEALERIGNFLKRHTKNV, encoded by the coding sequence ATGGAGAAAATCGTATCGGAAAATAGTCGGTTATCAGAACGAGTGGCAACGATTCAACCATCCGGCATTCGCCGTTTTTTTGATTTGGCATCTAAAATGGAAAATATCATCTCTCTCGGTGTTGGTGAGCCGGATTTTGTCACACCGTGGAATGTTAGGGAAGCGAGTATCTCATCATTGGAGCGAGGATTTACCGCATATTCAGCAAATGCAGGTATATTAGAGTTACGAGAGGCAATCGCTCATTATATGAGAACAAGGTTTCGTGTCTGCTACGACCCTGAAACAGAAGTGCTTGTAACGGTTGGTGCAAGTGAAGCAATCGATATTGGAATGCGGTCGATCTTAAATCCTGGTGATGAAGTTATTATTGTCGAACCAACATTTGTCTCTTACGCCCCACTTGTGAAACTTGCTGGGGGTGTCCCTATATCAGTGGGGACATCTGCAGAAACTAATTTTGAAGTGCGTCCTGCGGATATTGAAGCGGTAATAACAGATAAAACGAAGGCGATCATGATTTGCTATCCAAATAATCCTACAGGTGCATCAATTAGCAAAGAAAAGCTTAACCAGATTGCAGATATTGTTCGAAAACATGAGCTCATTGTTTTTTCAGATGAAATTTATGCTGAACTTGCTTACGACCATGATCATGTTTGTTTTTCTACGTTACCTGATATGAAGGAACAAACGATTGTCATAAATGGTTTCTCCAAAGCTTTTGCAATGACAGGGTGGCGCTTAGGTTTCGTAATGGCTCCACCTGATCTATTAGCAGCGATGTTGAAGATCCACCAATATAGTTTAATGTGTGCGCCAACAATGGCCCAACATGGAGCAATTGAAGCGATGGAAAATGGGATGGAAGACGTGGCAAAAATGAAGTTATCATACCAACAGCGACGGAATTACTTTGTGAAAACGGCTAAAGAAATTGGGTTACCTTGTCATAAGCCTGATGGGGCATTTTATGCATTTCCTTCCATTTCACATACTGGGCTCACTTCTGAACAATTTGCGGAGAAACTATTGATGGAAGAACGTGTAGCTGTAGTACCAGGGTCAGTATTTGGTGAAGGTGGTGAAGGACACATTCGCTGTTCTTATGCGACGTCTCTTTCGAATTTAGAAGAAGCTCTGGAACGGATTGGGAATTTCTTGAAGAGACATACAAAGAACGTATAA
- a CDS encoding Lrp/AsnC family transcriptional regulator, with protein sequence MFDKKAYEILQIIEANGRMETNKLAKMVDLKPEDVDQYIKELEEKNIILSYSAVIDWAKVPVQETVTATIDVKVAPKRGVGFDEVAERIYRFPEVRALYLMSGAYDLSVVIEGKTMQETARFVSEKLSTIDSVLSTTTHFQLKTYKHDGVIFDKPDEDRRIVVSP encoded by the coding sequence GTGTTTGACAAAAAGGCATATGAAATACTGCAAATTATTGAAGCAAATGGTCGGATGGAAACGAATAAGTTAGCAAAGATGGTTGATTTGAAACCAGAGGACGTTGACCAATATATAAAAGAACTTGAGGAAAAGAACATTATATTAAGCTATTCCGCGGTCATTGATTGGGCTAAAGTACCCGTTCAGGAGACTGTTACTGCTACGATTGATGTAAAAGTTGCACCTAAAAGAGGGGTAGGCTTTGATGAAGTAGCAGAACGTATTTACCGCTTTCCAGAAGTTCGTGCGCTTTACTTAATGTCTGGGGCTTATGATCTTTCTGTAGTGATTGAAGGAAAAACAATGCAAGAAACGGCTCGTTTCGTCTCGGAAAAGCTCTCAACAATTGATTCCGTGCTATCAACAACCACCCATTTTCAATTAAAAACGTATAAGCACGATGGTGTTATATTTGACAAACCAGACGAAGACCGCCGAATCGTGGTGAGTCCATAA
- a CDS encoding isochorismatase family cysteine hydrolase → MNSKTSALLIVDMINPFSFKHGEELFQQAERITSNIIQLKQHMKKQGSPVLYVNDNYGKWQSDFLNLVDEIKESNAIGAPIAEMLRPEPTDYSVLKPKYSGFFDTPLHLLLEHLEITTLFLTGIVGNMCIQFTANDAYSLEYKLCIPSNAIASFSEQDNQVAMHHFKHILKADISPTQKWLN, encoded by the coding sequence ATGAATAGTAAGACTTCTGCATTATTAATTGTTGATATGATTAATCCTTTCTCATTTAAACACGGGGAAGAACTATTTCAACAAGCAGAACGGATAACGAGCAATATTATCCAGTTGAAACAACATATGAAAAAGCAAGGATCGCCTGTGCTTTATGTGAATGACAACTATGGGAAATGGCAATCTGATTTCCTGAACTTAGTTGATGAAATCAAAGAAAGCAATGCAATTGGTGCTCCAATTGCTGAGATGCTCAGACCAGAGCCAACAGATTATTCCGTGCTTAAACCAAAATACTCAGGTTTTTTTGATACCCCTTTACATTTGTTACTTGAACACTTAGAAATTACTACGTTGTTCTTAACAGGTATTGTAGGAAATATGTGTATCCAATTCACAGCTAATGATGCTTATTCACTTGAATATAAGCTTTGTATCCCTTCCAATGCCATTGCAAGTTTTTCTGAACAAGATAATCAAGTGGCGATGCACCATTTTAAACACATCTTAAAAGCAGATATTTCACCTACTCAAAAATGGTTAAATTAA
- a CDS encoding S-ribosylhomocysteine lyase: MPSVESFELDHTIVKAPYVRHCGTHKIGSDGEVNKFDIRFCQPNKEALKPDVIHTLEHLLAINIRRFAEDYDHFDVVDISPMGCQTGYYLIMSGTPTVTEIIDVLEKTMNYSLLTEDVPAATEKECGQAILHDLEGTKDRMRKWLAEDKESLKQVF; the protein is encoded by the coding sequence ATGCCTTCAGTTGAAAGTTTTGAACTCGATCATACCATTGTTAAGGCACCTTATGTTCGTCATTGTGGTACCCATAAGATTGGCAGTGATGGAGAAGTGAATAAATTTGATATTCGGTTTTGTCAACCGAATAAAGAGGCGCTAAAACCAGATGTAATTCATACACTGGAGCATTTGCTTGCCATTAATATTCGTCGTTTTGCCGAAGATTATGACCATTTTGACGTGGTTGATATATCGCCAATGGGCTGTCAAACTGGTTATTATCTAATCATGAGTGGAACACCAACGGTCACTGAAATCATCGATGTGCTTGAGAAGACTATGAATTATTCTCTTTTAACAGAAGATGTTCCTGCTGCTACAGAGAAAGAATGTGGGCAAGCGATTCTTCATGATTTAGAAGGAACAAAAGATCGCATGCGTAAATGGCTTGCAGAAGATAAAGAATCATTAAAACAAGTATTTTAA
- a CDS encoding YihY/virulence factor BrkB family protein translates to MDIRVITDFTKKLIEQIKSDPIPDLAATLAFYFMLAIFPLMIFVLAGVSFFDINNEQVSDLITDFFPGEIGTTFSNIVLNTIGEPQIGLLSLGIIGTLWSASNGINAFIRSVNRAYNIEETRHFLKLRGVAIVLTIAMVLLIIITLALPVFGSVILNFLENQLNLPTEVASLLNNLRWVVAIIVMIGSLMILYWISPNEKIRLLDGLPGAITATIGWQLISFFFSLYISNFANYESTYGPLAGVIILMFWFFITGIILIVGAEINATLHQMRKKHY, encoded by the coding sequence ATGGATATTCGAGTGATTACAGACTTCACAAAAAAACTAATTGAACAAATTAAATCAGACCCGATACCTGATTTAGCAGCCACTTTAGCTTTTTATTTTATGCTTGCAATCTTCCCGCTTATGATTTTTGTTCTTGCAGGAGTTTCTTTTTTTGATATTAACAATGAACAAGTATCAGATTTAATAACAGATTTTTTTCCAGGTGAAATTGGCACCACGTTTAGTAATATTGTATTAAATACAATTGGCGAACCACAAATTGGGTTGCTCTCTTTAGGAATTATCGGCACGCTTTGGTCGGCTTCAAATGGGATTAATGCTTTTATTCGATCTGTAAACAGAGCCTACAATATTGAGGAAACCAGACATTTCCTTAAACTACGTGGCGTAGCCATTGTTCTTACAATTGCTATGGTACTTTTAATTATCATTACACTTGCTTTGCCTGTATTTGGAAGTGTCATCCTGAATTTTTTAGAAAACCAATTAAACTTACCAACTGAAGTAGCCTCTTTGTTAAATAACTTGCGATGGGTCGTCGCTATTATCGTTATGATAGGATCATTAATGATTCTCTACTGGATTTCTCCAAATGAAAAAATCCGTTTACTTGACGGCTTGCCTGGAGCCATTACAGCAACAATTGGGTGGCAACTGATTTCCTTTTTCTTTTCGCTTTACATAAGTAATTTTGCTAATTATGAAAGCACCTATGGCCCGTTGGCGGGTGTTATTATTCTCATGTTTTGGTTTTTTATTACAGGTATTATCCTTATTGTTGGCGCAGAAATTAATGCGACATTACATCAAATGAGAAAAAAACATTACTAA
- a CDS encoding HU family DNA-binding protein: MNKTELINALAERAQLSKKDATSAVNGMFDLITETLGKGDTVQLIGFGNFEVRERAARKGRNPQTGEEIDIAATKTPAFKAGKQLKDAVK, encoded by the coding sequence ATGAATAAAACTGAATTAATTAATGCGCTAGCAGAACGAGCGCAATTATCGAAAAAAGACGCTACATCCGCGGTCAACGGTATGTTTGATTTAATCACCGAAACGTTAGGAAAAGGCGATACTGTCCAATTAATTGGCTTTGGTAACTTTGAAGTTCGCGAACGTGCTGCCAGAAAAGGACGTAACCCGCAAACAGGCGAAGAAATTGATATTGCTGCAACAAAAACTCCGGCATTTAAAGCTGGTAAACAATTAAAAGACGCAGTTAAATAA
- a CDS encoding Na+/H+ antiporter family protein has translation MNAVVIAVILMLALSLLRVHVVLALTVSAIVGGLLGGINFSETVTIFTEGLGENAEIAFSYALLGAFAVGLSKTGLPTFLVTHLQNWMQKSGDTDRQTLTRMLLFLMLLVVACMSQNLIPIHIAFIPILIPPILTILNKLEVDRRLVACILTFGLTAPYMLLPYGFGQLFHRIISDNMAASGLPIDMGLIPGAMLLPTASSLLGLLFAVFITYRQKRSYNDLPIASDSGEEDEQSYRKSSIILAVVAVIVTVGVQWIYPDSMVPAALAGVTVLLLTGAIRFNQADQVVTEGMKMMAFIGFVMLAAAGFADVIRATGDIEQLVNSVAGVINGNQVIAVFLMMTVGLIITVGIGSSFSTIPIITALFVPLGIEVGLSTLAIISIIGSAGAIGDAGAPASDSTLGSTAGLNADGQHNHIWDTCVPTFLHLTIPLFIVGCITALIL, from the coding sequence ATGAACGCTGTTGTTATTGCTGTAATACTTATGCTCGCTTTAAGCCTACTCCGCGTCCACGTGGTGCTAGCGCTTACGGTTTCAGCAATCGTTGGAGGTTTACTAGGAGGAATCAATTTCTCAGAGACGGTTACCATCTTTACAGAAGGACTGGGAGAAAATGCAGAAATTGCGTTTAGTTATGCACTTCTAGGTGCTTTTGCAGTTGGATTGTCAAAGACGGGATTGCCTACTTTTCTTGTTACGCATTTACAAAATTGGATGCAGAAAAGTGGAGACACTGATCGTCAGACTTTAACAAGAATGCTGTTGTTTTTAATGCTGCTTGTAGTAGCGTGCATGTCTCAAAACCTCATCCCTATTCACATTGCTTTTATACCAATTTTGATTCCGCCTATTTTAACGATATTAAATAAACTCGAGGTTGACCGTAGGCTTGTTGCCTGTATTTTAACTTTTGGTCTAACTGCGCCATATATGCTTCTTCCTTATGGTTTCGGTCAGCTTTTTCATCGAATAATTTCAGATAATATGGCGGCTAGTGGCTTACCAATTGATATGGGTTTAATCCCTGGAGCAATGCTTCTTCCGACTGCAAGTTCTCTGTTAGGTTTATTATTTGCAGTATTTATCACTTACCGACAAAAACGTTCGTATAACGATTTACCGATTGCCAGTGATTCAGGTGAGGAAGATGAGCAAAGCTATCGGAAATCATCCATTATATTGGCTGTTGTTGCAGTCATTGTTACTGTAGGGGTCCAATGGATTTATCCAGATTCAATGGTACCGGCTGCTTTAGCTGGAGTGACCGTTCTATTGCTTACGGGTGCAATTCGATTTAATCAAGCTGATCAAGTCGTCACAGAAGGTATGAAGATGATGGCATTTATTGGTTTTGTCATGCTTGCTGCTGCGGGATTTGCAGATGTTATTCGTGCAACTGGAGATATTGAACAACTTGTGAACAGTGTTGCAGGGGTCATTAATGGTAACCAAGTAATCGCCGTATTCTTAATGATGACTGTTGGTTTAATTATCACAGTCGGAATTGGATCGTCCTTTTCAACGATACCAATTATAACAGCACTGTTTGTCCCTTTAGGAATTGAAGTTGGACTTTCAACCTTAGCAATTATCTCTATTATTGGTTCTGCTGGAGCGATTGGTGATGCTGGTGCACCTGCATCAGACTCGACGCTTGGCTCAACAGCTGGTCTTAATGCAGATGGACAACACAATCATATTTGGGATACATGCGTACCGACATTTCTTCATTTAACAATCCCTTTATTTATTGTTGGTTGTATAACGGCGTTGATTTTATAG
- a CDS encoding leucyl aminopeptidase: MFQVNGNWTTKQMSEEVLIVGIWKKEGFVESVKELDKALKGQLTELKKQNAFPKKQGEMTSVYTMGLIGAKRLYMVHLGERKEFGIEELRNCVSKAGKRLKSERVERAGVLLDSFITDTLTLENAAFGVGEAISLSTYEKRTYKEKSNEPIKTLAHVTLYAEEENALTQQSKRGYTYGEGANVARKLVNIPGNMLTPTDLAEEAKAIAKTYDFYYEVLEREDMERLGMGALLGVAQGSDQPPKMIIMRYEGNPDTDDVTAFVGKGLTFDAGGYSLKPAANMHTMKGDMGGAAAVLGAMKIIGEEKPKENVLCVIPSSENLVNGSAVKPGDVLRALNGKTIEVRNTDAEGRLILADGVAYAKQLGAARLIDVATLTGACVVALGDVTTGAVSNDEALMDAVIKAGEKTGEPVWQFPNNKAYEKMLKTSDVADLNNAPGRAGGSITAGLFIGVFAENTPWVHLDIAGTSSQSNDSNLGPAGATGVMARTLARYIVDRG, encoded by the coding sequence ATGTTTCAAGTAAATGGAAATTGGACTACGAAGCAAATGTCTGAAGAGGTTTTAATAGTAGGGATTTGGAAAAAAGAAGGCTTCGTTGAATCAGTTAAGGAACTGGACAAAGCACTAAAGGGTCAACTTACAGAATTAAAGAAACAAAACGCATTTCCTAAAAAACAAGGGGAAATGACGAGCGTATATACAATGGGTCTAATTGGGGCAAAACGTCTTTATATGGTCCATTTAGGCGAGCGAAAAGAGTTTGGAATAGAAGAATTGCGTAATTGTGTAAGTAAAGCTGGTAAGCGCTTAAAGAGTGAAAGGGTTGAACGAGCTGGGGTACTTCTTGATAGCTTTATAACGGACACACTTACATTAGAAAATGCAGCTTTCGGCGTCGGAGAAGCAATCTCACTTAGTACCTATGAGAAAAGAACATATAAAGAAAAAAGCAACGAGCCAATAAAAACGCTTGCTCATGTTACACTTTATGCCGAAGAAGAGAATGCACTCACACAACAGTCCAAGCGTGGATATACATATGGGGAAGGTGCGAATGTAGCACGTAAGCTTGTGAATATTCCTGGAAATATGCTAACACCAACTGATTTGGCTGAAGAAGCAAAAGCCATTGCAAAAACATATGACTTTTATTACGAAGTACTAGAGCGAGAAGATATGGAACGCCTTGGTATGGGAGCATTGCTTGGAGTAGCACAAGGAAGCGATCAACCACCAAAAATGATTATTATGCGGTATGAGGGCAATCCAGATACGGATGATGTGACGGCATTTGTAGGAAAAGGCCTAACATTTGATGCTGGTGGTTACTCCTTAAAACCAGCTGCTAACATGCATACAATGAAGGGCGATATGGGTGGAGCAGCAGCAGTACTTGGTGCAATGAAGATCATCGGGGAGGAAAAGCCAAAAGAAAATGTGCTATGTGTTATTCCTTCAAGTGAAAACTTAGTTAATGGTTCTGCCGTGAAACCGGGCGATGTGCTTCGCGCATTAAATGGAAAGACAATTGAAGTGCGCAATACCGATGCAGAAGGGCGCTTAATATTAGCTGATGGCGTAGCATATGCAAAACAGCTTGGAGCAGCTCGCTTAATTGATGTGGCTACATTGACTGGTGCTTGTGTTGTTGCTCTTGGGGATGTGACAACAGGAGCAGTTTCAAACGATGAAGCACTCATGGATGCTGTTATAAAAGCTGGAGAAAAAACAGGAGAGCCGGTTTGGCAATTTCCTAATAATAAAGCGTATGAGAAGATGTTAAAAACAAGCGATGTTGCAGACTTAAATAATGCACCAGGCCGTGCAGGTGGTAGCATTACGGCAGGGCTTTTTATCGGTGTTTTTGCAGAAAATACGCCTTGGGTCCATTTAGATATTGCTGGAACGTCTTCACAAAGCAATGATTCGAATCTTGGTCCAGCAGGGGCGACCGGGGTAATGGCGCGCACACTTGCACGCTATATTGTTGACAGAGGTTAA
- a CDS encoding divergent PAP2 family protein, whose product MEILQNFPLWAAFLAIIIAQAIKIPLAFFATRRIQLSLFTSTGGMPSSHSAAVTALSTGVAIEHGLDSTIFAVSCVLGIIVMFDATGVRRHAGYHATVLNQLVQDFNRLVEEVKTWPKKENEQKLKELLGHQPIEVFFGALLGIILALSLYPLIG is encoded by the coding sequence ATGGAAATTCTGCAAAACTTTCCACTTTGGGCGGCATTTTTAGCCATCATTATTGCACAAGCAATTAAGATTCCTCTCGCTTTTTTTGCTACGCGGAGAATTCAACTTTCATTGTTCACTAGCACAGGTGGGATGCCTAGTTCCCATTCTGCAGCAGTAACGGCCTTATCCACAGGCGTCGCAATTGAACATGGATTAGATTCAACCATATTTGCCGTATCCTGCGTTCTAGGTATTATTGTCATGTTTGACGCTACTGGAGTAAGACGGCATGCTGGATATCATGCGACTGTCTTAAATCAGCTTGTGCAGGATTTTAATCGCCTTGTGGAAGAGGTCAAAACTTGGCCCAAAAAAGAAAATGAGCAGAAATTAAAAGAATTGCTAGGACATCAACCGATTGAAGTGTTTTTTGGAGCCCTTCTAGGCATTATTCTTGCTCTCTCACTTTATCCCTTAATTGGCTAA
- a CDS encoding 3D domain-containing protein, protein MIYPNSAFKWVFRVVMGALFIAALLTTIHVFTNLTFSHFKSTDSGLKHTAIQKKIIPGITIATHTLMAEKLDTSQFESKTVVATGYTAGIESTGKVPGDPAYGITFSGLPVQRDAYSTVAADPSVFPIGTVLFVPGYGYGVVADTGSAIKGNRIDLYYETVEAVYDEWGKQEVDVYIIKEGDGTLTQEQFNDLNKQNSIHGFRENRQT, encoded by the coding sequence ATGATTTATCCAAATTCGGCGTTTAAGTGGGTTTTTCGTGTAGTGATGGGTGCATTGTTTATTGCAGCTTTGCTAACAACCATTCATGTATTTACGAATCTAACCTTTTCACATTTTAAATCAACGGACAGTGGCTTAAAACATACCGCAATTCAAAAAAAAATAATACCTGGCATAACGATTGCTACGCATACGTTAATGGCAGAAAAACTTGATACAAGCCAATTTGAAAGTAAAACAGTTGTTGCAACGGGATATACGGCTGGAATAGAGTCAACTGGAAAAGTTCCAGGTGACCCAGCTTACGGGATTACGTTTTCTGGTTTACCTGTTCAACGCGATGCTTATTCCACGGTAGCAGCGGACCCATCCGTCTTTCCTATCGGGACAGTTTTATTTGTACCTGGATACGGTTATGGAGTTGTGGCGGACACTGGATCAGCTATAAAAGGAAATCGAATTGACCTCTATTATGAAACGGTCGAGGCTGTTTATGATGAATGGGGTAAACAGGAAGTGGATGTATACATTATCAAAGAAGGAGATGGAACATTAACACAGGAGCAGTTCAACGATTTAAATAAACAAAACTCAATCCATGGATTTAGAGAGAATAGACAGACATAA
- a CDS encoding YuiB family protein — MNEIHILQLVVSIILFFILFAGIGFLLNMVLRLTWVMAIIYPVIVLLIVNQEKYSLFFQNPGEAFPVLFERVLGLHFADIIILVSGFLGAIASGIIMKLLRKAGYQMF, encoded by the coding sequence ATGAATGAAATTCACATCTTACAATTAGTTGTATCTATTATATTGTTCTTTATCTTATTTGCCGGTATCGGCTTTCTATTAAATATGGTGCTTCGCCTTACTTGGGTGATGGCGATTATTTATCCAGTAATCGTTTTGCTGATTGTGAATCAAGAGAAGTACAGTCTTTTCTTCCAAAATCCAGGTGAGGCGTTTCCGGTTTTGTTTGAACGCGTCCTAGGACTTCATTTCGCAGATATTATTATTTTAGTCAGTGGTTTTCTCGGTGCGATTGCATCTGGAATCATTATGAAACTGTTAAGGAAGGCTGGCTATCAAATGTTTTAA
- a CDS encoding NAD(P)/FAD-dependent oxidoreductase encodes MNKAKIVIAGAGYGGMNTAVTLSKKLGHNDASITLVNKHDYHYQTTWLHEPAAGTMDPDRTRVKISDVLNTNKVNFVQDEVLEIKTEEKKVMLKDGELEYDYLVVSLGATAETFGIPGVHEHAFTKWTLNGARQVKDHIDAQFANYNNTADQHEGLLTFVVAGAGFTGIEFIGELSERIPELCKTYDVPREKVRMFVVEAAPSALPGFDPELVEYGMNLLESRGVEFKINTPIKEVTASGVIVGEGEEIKAETIVWATGVRGNPVIEKSGFDAMRGRVKVDPDLRAPGYEDVFIIGDCALIINEEANRPYPPTAQIAMQMAKTTANNIATLNKGGSSLESFKPDIKGTVASLGGKEAIGVVGSKKIYGGTANFMKKMIDNRALFVLGGPMLALKKGKFPL; translated from the coding sequence GTGAATAAAGCAAAGATTGTTATTGCTGGAGCTGGATATGGCGGAATGAATACAGCCGTAACACTCTCTAAAAAGTTAGGCCATAATGATGCCTCAATTACTTTGGTAAATAAACATGATTACCATTACCAAACAACATGGTTGCACGAACCTGCAGCAGGGACAATGGACCCAGACCGTACACGTGTAAAAATTTCAGATGTTCTCAACACAAACAAAGTGAACTTCGTGCAAGATGAAGTACTTGAGATTAAAACCGAAGAAAAGAAAGTTATGCTAAAAGATGGCGAGCTTGAATATGATTATCTCGTCGTATCACTTGGTGCGACAGCTGAAACATTTGGTATTCCAGGTGTGCACGAGCATGCGTTTACGAAATGGACATTAAATGGCGCTCGTCAAGTAAAAGACCATATTGATGCGCAGTTTGCAAACTATAACAATACAGCCGATCAGCACGAAGGTTTATTAACATTTGTAGTTGCAGGAGCCGGTTTTACAGGAATCGAATTTATTGGTGAATTATCAGAGCGCATTCCAGAGTTATGCAAAACATACGATGTGCCTCGCGAAAAAGTGAGAATGTTTGTTGTTGAAGCCGCACCAAGCGCTCTTCCAGGTTTTGATCCAGAGCTCGTTGAATACGGTATGAATCTGCTTGAGAGCCGTGGTGTTGAGTTTAAAATTAACACACCAATTAAAGAAGTAACAGCGTCAGGCGTCATTGTTGGTGAAGGCGAAGAGATCAAAGCTGAAACAATTGTATGGGCTACTGGTGTTCGTGGAAATCCAGTTATTGAGAAATCCGGTTTTGATGCGATGCGTGGCCGTGTAAAAGTAGATCCTGATTTGCGTGCGCCTGGTTACGAAGATGTTTTCATTATTGGTGATTGCGCATTAATCATTAATGAGGAGGCTAATCGTCCTTACCCTCCTACAGCACAGATTGCAATGCAAATGGCGAAAACAACAGCAAATAATATTGCAACCCTTAATAAAGGTGGTTCAAGTTTAGAGAGTTTTAAGCCTGATATTAAAGGTACTGTTGCTTCACTTGGTGGTAAAGAGGCGATTGGCGTAGTTGGATCAAAAAAGATTTATGGAGGAACGGCTAATTTCATGAAGAAAATGATTGATAACCGTGCTTTATTTGTTCTTGGTGGCCCTATGCTTGCTTTGAAAAAAGGGAAGTTTCCATTGTAA